A genomic window from Pungitius pungitius chromosome 12, fPunPun2.1, whole genome shotgun sequence includes:
- the LOC119220952 gene encoding cytosolic phospholipase A2 gamma-like isoform X2: METMEAITAISEKPIRQSKSLCSGEQEYVHKRKQVVLESLSSLGINCTADSVPHITLLASGGGQRSAVGLMGSLYQMEKDGLLDCLLYLGGVSGSTWSMSSIYNDSQWSTSMDKAVSRLSGPGVELQEALAWLCERAKEEYFSLSDIWGVLTSAGIMKQMDMRHLSDEASRNATNPYPIYSAIEKHCFSNGPTEGKWFEVSPHEAGFTDLGYFIETSLLGSKFKNGELLEKKPEMDMIKLQGVLGSAVAHEDTIRGLIPPWLNVSGHLDGAAEDYLRVYSALDKLVALTRSTIKDPEALCDLDKLQKILGDKLKHNESAWQEPEGSDQRQSVFLQSSEELLASVETWSESLKDGAFKTYVSLLTKKVLPKIITWEWGTTRNFLYQYQDSVVPTCLRSNERFHLIDAGLMINAAYPSFLGGKRDIDLIIAPEYSAGTMFETLTFARDYAAEMQKPFPEIDERILEERDWPKDCYVFEGKENEASIVYMPLFNRRNCKDAEEVKAKMEEFSTFQGPFSQEQLKFVLETAKANMKNNKETLLGQIHKAVLHRQNKS, encoded by the exons ATGGAAACCATGGAGGCAATAACAGCTATTTCTGAG AAACCCATCCGTCAGTCCAAGTCTCTGTGTAGTGGTGAACAGGAGTATGTTCACAAGAGGAAACAGGTCGTTCTGGAGTCACTCAGCAGCCTGGGAATCAACTGTACTGCA GATTCAGTTCCCCACATCACTCTGTTGGcatctgggggggggcagaggtcagCTGTCGGTCTGATGGGCTCGCTCTATCAGATGGAAAAAGACGGACTGCTGGACTGTTTGCTGTATTTGGGAGGAGTTTCTGGGTCGACATG GTCCATGTCGTCCATCTACAATGACTCACAGTGGAGTACCAGCATGGACAAAGCAGTGTCCAGGCTGTCAGGCCCTGGGGTTGAGCTGCAGGAAGCTTTGGCCTGGTTGTGTGAGAGAGCAAAAGAGGAGTACTTCTCTCTATCGGATATCTGGGGAGTGTTGACCTCTGCCGGGATTATGAAACAG ATGGACATGCGGCATCTTTCAGATGAGGCCAGCAGAAATGCCACCAACCCGTATCCCATATACAGTGCCATAGAGAAGCACTGCTTCTCAAATGGTCCTACAGAAG GAAAATGGTTTGAGGTTAGCCCTCATGAGGCCGGATTCACAGATTTGGGTTACTTCATTGAAACCTCTCTGCTGGGCAGCAAATTCAAGAATGGAGAGCTATTGGAAAAAAAGCCAGAGATGGATATGATCAAACTACAAG GTGTTCTAGGTAGTGCGGTGGCTCATGAGGATACGATCAGAGGGCTCATCCCTCCCTGGCTCAATG tgtctgGACATTTAGACGGTGCTGCTGAAGATTACCTGCGTGTATACAGTGCCCTTGACAAACTAGTTGCCCTAACCAGAAGCACCATTAAGGATCCCGAAGCTCTGTGTGACCTTGACAAGCTGCAGAAAATACTTGGCG ACAAGCTGAAACATAACGAGTCTGCGTGGCAGGAGCCAGAAGGTTCAGACCAAAGACAAAGTGTTTTcctgcagagcagtgaggaGCTGCTGGCCTCTGTGGAGACCTGGAGCGAGAGTCTGAAGGATGGAGCTTTCAAAACATATG tctCTCTGCTTACTAAGAAGGTTCTCCCCAAGATTATAACATGGGAGTGGGGAACAACCAGAAATTTCCTTTACCAATACCAAG ATTCAGTGGTGCCAACCTGCCTTCGTTCCAATGAAAGATTCCACCTGATAGATGCTGGCCTGATGATAAACGCAGCCTACCCTTCATTTCTGGGAGGAAAGAGGGACATTGACCTCATCATCGCACCAGAGTACAGCGCTGGAACCATGTTTGAG ACTCTGACCTTTGCCAGAGACTACGCAGCTGAGATGCAGAAGCCTTTCCCAGAGATAGATGAGAGAATcctggaggagagagattgGCCAAAGGACTGCTACGTGTTTGAGGGGAAAGAGAACGAGGCCTCGATCGTTTACATGCCACTCTTTAACAGAAGAAACTGCaaag ATGCAGAGGAGGTCAAAGCAAAGATGGAGGAGTTCTCCACCTTCCAGGGTCCCTTCAGCCAGGAGCAGCTGAAGTTTGTGTTGGAGACGGCTAAAGCCAACATGAAGAACAACAAGGAAACTCTGCTGGGGCAGATCCACAAGGCTGTGCTCCACCGCCAGAACAAGAGCTGA
- the LOC119220952 gene encoding cytosolic phospholipase A2 gamma-like isoform X3, giving the protein METMEAITAISEKPIRQSKSLCSGEQEYVHKRKQVVLESLSSLGINCTADSVPHITLLASGGGQRSAVGLMGSLYQMEKDGLLDCLLYLGGVSGSTWSMSSIYNDSQWSTSMDKAVSRLSGPGVELQEALAWLCERAKEEYFSLSDIWGVLTSAGIMKQMDMRHLSDEASRNATNPYPIYSAIEKHCFSNGPTEGKWFEVSPHEAGFTDLGYFIETSLLGSKFKNGELLEKKPEMDMIKLQGSAVAHEDTIRGLIPPWLNVSGHLDGAAEDYLRVYSALDKLVALTRSTIKDPEALCDLDKLQKILGDKLKHNESAWQEPEGSDQRQSVFLQSSEELLASVETWSESLKDGAFKTYVSLLTKKVLPKIITWEWGTTRNFLYQYQDSVVPTCLRSNERFHLIDAGLMINAAYPSFLGGKRDIDLIIAPEYSAGTMFETLTFARDYAAEMQKPFPEIDERILEERDWPKDCYVFEGKENEASIVYMPLFNRRNCKDAEEVKAKMEEFSTFQGPFSQEQLKFVLETAKANMKNNKETLLGQIHKAVLHRQNKS; this is encoded by the exons ATGGAAACCATGGAGGCAATAACAGCTATTTCTGAG AAACCCATCCGTCAGTCCAAGTCTCTGTGTAGTGGTGAACAGGAGTATGTTCACAAGAGGAAACAGGTCGTTCTGGAGTCACTCAGCAGCCTGGGAATCAACTGTACTGCA GATTCAGTTCCCCACATCACTCTGTTGGcatctgggggggggcagaggtcagCTGTCGGTCTGATGGGCTCGCTCTATCAGATGGAAAAAGACGGACTGCTGGACTGTTTGCTGTATTTGGGAGGAGTTTCTGGGTCGACATG GTCCATGTCGTCCATCTACAATGACTCACAGTGGAGTACCAGCATGGACAAAGCAGTGTCCAGGCTGTCAGGCCCTGGGGTTGAGCTGCAGGAAGCTTTGGCCTGGTTGTGTGAGAGAGCAAAAGAGGAGTACTTCTCTCTATCGGATATCTGGGGAGTGTTGACCTCTGCCGGGATTATGAAACAG ATGGACATGCGGCATCTTTCAGATGAGGCCAGCAGAAATGCCACCAACCCGTATCCCATATACAGTGCCATAGAGAAGCACTGCTTCTCAAATGGTCCTACAGAAG GAAAATGGTTTGAGGTTAGCCCTCATGAGGCCGGATTCACAGATTTGGGTTACTTCATTGAAACCTCTCTGCTGGGCAGCAAATTCAAGAATGGAGAGCTATTGGAAAAAAAGCCAGAGATGGATATGATCAAACTACAAG GTAGTGCGGTGGCTCATGAGGATACGATCAGAGGGCTCATCCCTCCCTGGCTCAATG tgtctgGACATTTAGACGGTGCTGCTGAAGATTACCTGCGTGTATACAGTGCCCTTGACAAACTAGTTGCCCTAACCAGAAGCACCATTAAGGATCCCGAAGCTCTGTGTGACCTTGACAAGCTGCAGAAAATACTTGGCG ACAAGCTGAAACATAACGAGTCTGCGTGGCAGGAGCCAGAAGGTTCAGACCAAAGACAAAGTGTTTTcctgcagagcagtgaggaGCTGCTGGCCTCTGTGGAGACCTGGAGCGAGAGTCTGAAGGATGGAGCTTTCAAAACATATG tctCTCTGCTTACTAAGAAGGTTCTCCCCAAGATTATAACATGGGAGTGGGGAACAACCAGAAATTTCCTTTACCAATACCAAG ATTCAGTGGTGCCAACCTGCCTTCGTTCCAATGAAAGATTCCACCTGATAGATGCTGGCCTGATGATAAACGCAGCCTACCCTTCATTTCTGGGAGGAAAGAGGGACATTGACCTCATCATCGCACCAGAGTACAGCGCTGGAACCATGTTTGAG ACTCTGACCTTTGCCAGAGACTACGCAGCTGAGATGCAGAAGCCTTTCCCAGAGATAGATGAGAGAATcctggaggagagagattgGCCAAAGGACTGCTACGTGTTTGAGGGGAAAGAGAACGAGGCCTCGATCGTTTACATGCCACTCTTTAACAGAAGAAACTGCaaag ATGCAGAGGAGGTCAAAGCAAAGATGGAGGAGTTCTCCACCTTCCAGGGTCCCTTCAGCCAGGAGCAGCTGAAGTTTGTGTTGGAGACGGCTAAAGCCAACATGAAGAACAACAAGGAAACTCTGCTGGGGCAGATCCACAAGGCTGTGCTCCACCGCCAGAACAAGAGCTGA
- the LOC119220952 gene encoding cytosolic phospholipase A2 gamma-like isoform X1, with protein sequence MQTGNASFAVAVICIWLGFSASVNKTMETMEAITAISEKPIRQSKSLCSGEQEYVHKRKQVVLESLSSLGINCTADSVPHITLLASGGGQRSAVGLMGSLYQMEKDGLLDCLLYLGGVSGSTWSMSSIYNDSQWSTSMDKAVSRLSGPGVELQEALAWLCERAKEEYFSLSDIWGVLTSAGIMKQMDMRHLSDEASRNATNPYPIYSAIEKHCFSNGPTEGKWFEVSPHEAGFTDLGYFIETSLLGSKFKNGELLEKKPEMDMIKLQGVLGSAVAHEDTIRGLIPPWLNVSGHLDGAAEDYLRVYSALDKLVALTRSTIKDPEALCDLDKLQKILGDKLKHNESAWQEPEGSDQRQSVFLQSSEELLASVETWSESLKDGAFKTYVSLLTKKVLPKIITWEWGTTRNFLYQYQDSVVPTCLRSNERFHLIDAGLMINAAYPSFLGGKRDIDLIIAPEYSAGTMFETLTFARDYAAEMQKPFPEIDERILEERDWPKDCYVFEGKENEASIVYMPLFNRRNCKDAEEVKAKMEEFSTFQGPFSQEQLKFVLETAKANMKNNKETLLGQIHKAVLHRQNKS encoded by the exons ATGCAAACGGGAAATGCAAGTTTTGCGGTAGCAGTGATTTGCATCTGGCTTGGTTTTTCAGCGTCCGTGAACAAAACAATGGAAACCATGGAGGCAATAACAGCTATTTCTGAG AAACCCATCCGTCAGTCCAAGTCTCTGTGTAGTGGTGAACAGGAGTATGTTCACAAGAGGAAACAGGTCGTTCTGGAGTCACTCAGCAGCCTGGGAATCAACTGTACTGCA GATTCAGTTCCCCACATCACTCTGTTGGcatctgggggggggcagaggtcagCTGTCGGTCTGATGGGCTCGCTCTATCAGATGGAAAAAGACGGACTGCTGGACTGTTTGCTGTATTTGGGAGGAGTTTCTGGGTCGACATG GTCCATGTCGTCCATCTACAATGACTCACAGTGGAGTACCAGCATGGACAAAGCAGTGTCCAGGCTGTCAGGCCCTGGGGTTGAGCTGCAGGAAGCTTTGGCCTGGTTGTGTGAGAGAGCAAAAGAGGAGTACTTCTCTCTATCGGATATCTGGGGAGTGTTGACCTCTGCCGGGATTATGAAACAG ATGGACATGCGGCATCTTTCAGATGAGGCCAGCAGAAATGCCACCAACCCGTATCCCATATACAGTGCCATAGAGAAGCACTGCTTCTCAAATGGTCCTACAGAAG GAAAATGGTTTGAGGTTAGCCCTCATGAGGCCGGATTCACAGATTTGGGTTACTTCATTGAAACCTCTCTGCTGGGCAGCAAATTCAAGAATGGAGAGCTATTGGAAAAAAAGCCAGAGATGGATATGATCAAACTACAAG GTGTTCTAGGTAGTGCGGTGGCTCATGAGGATACGATCAGAGGGCTCATCCCTCCCTGGCTCAATG tgtctgGACATTTAGACGGTGCTGCTGAAGATTACCTGCGTGTATACAGTGCCCTTGACAAACTAGTTGCCCTAACCAGAAGCACCATTAAGGATCCCGAAGCTCTGTGTGACCTTGACAAGCTGCAGAAAATACTTGGCG ACAAGCTGAAACATAACGAGTCTGCGTGGCAGGAGCCAGAAGGTTCAGACCAAAGACAAAGTGTTTTcctgcagagcagtgaggaGCTGCTGGCCTCTGTGGAGACCTGGAGCGAGAGTCTGAAGGATGGAGCTTTCAAAACATATG tctCTCTGCTTACTAAGAAGGTTCTCCCCAAGATTATAACATGGGAGTGGGGAACAACCAGAAATTTCCTTTACCAATACCAAG ATTCAGTGGTGCCAACCTGCCTTCGTTCCAATGAAAGATTCCACCTGATAGATGCTGGCCTGATGATAAACGCAGCCTACCCTTCATTTCTGGGAGGAAAGAGGGACATTGACCTCATCATCGCACCAGAGTACAGCGCTGGAACCATGTTTGAG ACTCTGACCTTTGCCAGAGACTACGCAGCTGAGATGCAGAAGCCTTTCCCAGAGATAGATGAGAGAATcctggaggagagagattgGCCAAAGGACTGCTACGTGTTTGAGGGGAAAGAGAACGAGGCCTCGATCGTTTACATGCCACTCTTTAACAGAAGAAACTGCaaag ATGCAGAGGAGGTCAAAGCAAAGATGGAGGAGTTCTCCACCTTCCAGGGTCCCTTCAGCCAGGAGCAGCTGAAGTTTGTGTTGGAGACGGCTAAAGCCAACATGAAGAACAACAAGGAAACTCTGCTGGGGCAGATCCACAAGGCTGTGCTCCACCGCCAGAACAAGAGCTGA